A single Pseudoalteromonas rubra DNA region contains:
- a CDS encoding LysR family transcriptional regulator, with product MKHLPNLDLNLLKLFAALYQNGSVTLSAEQLNLSQSACSHALTRLRERLGDELFVRVNNRMLATAHAHRLAKTVLPALQMLEGGLQEASPFDANEPHTLTIAVTDYTAWCLRPFVTHLVGLFDNLDIRFVQLEERIAEQALKEGSLDLVCGFAHQQEFSEGLTQLSWFEDAYVTVCCQSHPYKQQLDLSTFIAYPHILIAPWNERRGIVDKALAKIKKSRTIAVTTPHVLVAPTLLPESDMLLTMPRRYALQVCDRLNLQLQPPPLPVPDYQLKLYWHRTRKRDPKIGWFITQFCDFHELDHDETKLVK from the coding sequence ATGAAACACTTGCCTAATCTGGATCTTAATCTGCTTAAACTGTTTGCTGCTTTGTATCAGAATGGCTCGGTTACGCTCTCTGCTGAGCAGCTGAATCTCAGTCAGTCTGCATGTAGTCACGCACTGACCCGGCTCCGCGAGCGTCTGGGTGATGAACTATTTGTGCGGGTGAATAATCGCATGCTGGCAACCGCGCATGCACATCGGCTGGCAAAGACCGTGTTACCGGCTTTGCAGATGCTGGAAGGAGGGTTGCAAGAGGCCAGTCCGTTTGATGCAAATGAACCTCATACACTCACGATAGCGGTGACCGATTACACTGCCTGGTGTCTGCGACCTTTTGTGACTCATTTGGTTGGCTTGTTTGACAATCTGGATATCCGCTTTGTCCAGCTGGAGGAACGTATAGCAGAGCAGGCTCTGAAAGAAGGTAGCCTGGATTTGGTATGTGGATTTGCGCATCAGCAGGAATTCTCGGAGGGCCTGACCCAGCTTAGCTGGTTTGAAGATGCTTACGTGACAGTATGTTGTCAGTCTCACCCATACAAACAACAATTAGATTTGAGTACCTTTATAGCATATCCGCACATATTGATTGCGCCATGGAATGAGCGTCGGGGGATAGTCGATAAAGCATTGGCAAAAATTAAGAAATCCAGAACCATCGCAGTGACAACCCCACATGTGTTGGTGGCGCCAACGTTGCTACCAGAGAGTGATATGTTGCTGACTATGCCCAGGCGTTATGCCTTGCAGGTGTGTGACAGATTAAACCTTCAGTTACAGCCGCCACCGCTCCCGGTGCCTGACTACCAGTTAAAGTTGTATTGGCACCGGACGCGCAAGCGCGATCCTAAAATTGGCTGGTTTATTACTCAGTTCTGTGACTTTCATGAGCTAGACCATGATGAAACCAAGTTAGTAAAATAG
- a CDS encoding DUF2314 domain-containing protein, which yields MYWGLVVVFIVLAFWLHNRYSSSSEDYPALETDPNDPLLLQAVADAKASLDEFKSLYRQFPKDAFVKLDFESDCGVSEHLGAHVEGIKGDEISVFLVTPPVTHQGKLAHNYTCHFDDIEDWQITDKDGNIYGGFTQRAMFAIAEREGVELPRELQEMQGKYV from the coding sequence ATGTATTGGGGTTTAGTTGTTGTCTTTATTGTGTTGGCCTTTTGGCTTCACAACCGTTATAGCTCCAGCTCTGAGGATTACCCCGCGCTGGAGACTGACCCAAATGATCCTTTGCTGCTCCAGGCTGTGGCAGATGCCAAAGCGTCATTAGATGAATTCAAATCCCTGTATCGCCAATTTCCCAAAGATGCTTTCGTGAAACTCGACTTTGAAAGTGACTGTGGTGTCTCTGAGCACCTTGGTGCGCACGTTGAGGGGATAAAAGGTGATGAGATCAGTGTTTTTTTAGTCACGCCACCAGTCACGCATCAAGGTAAACTTGCGCATAACTACACCTGCCACTTCGATGACATTGAGGACTGGCAGATCACAGACAAAGACGGCAACATTTATGGCGGATTCACGCAGCGCGCCATGTTTGCGATCGCTGAACGTGAAGGCGTTGAACTGCCCCGTGAACTTCAGGAAATGCAGGGCAAATACGTTTAA
- a CDS encoding MFS transporter, with amino-acid sequence MLNRTANSAANSWVSYFCLAFVAMAGLAYLNFLPAVVDALAGGIGFSPQQAGTLVASNGYGALLGSICAIFVVRHIAWKQALLITFLALCIMELCTAAWSTYTSLLVWRFIAGVLGGFSVGVSFATLARLSNPDRAFGALLLIQFSIGSMIIYAIPLLEALLGDYAVFYTMAGLVCLALLCLPLLPALPAQTHTKQQTKRLQLSAKSSPLLLAMLLYLVAASGIWAYAGQIGLAAGMSQQQTSQTIAMTGLLGLGGALLPILNPNRAHRAVCLSGGISLSAIAALLLCFAHFDLIYALALALLFFAWPAVHAYLLAVTAELDSSGQLSSFAAVVSSVGMASGPLLGSALLNSDVFTTMLSTFAALLALSLGMLLGPLKTPRLAQSQLATTPEQDYQTTRSIR; translated from the coding sequence ATGTTAAATCGTACTGCAAACAGTGCAGCAAACTCATGGGTCAGTTATTTTTGCCTGGCATTCGTAGCCATGGCCGGGCTGGCCTACCTTAACTTTTTACCTGCGGTCGTGGACGCGCTGGCAGGCGGCATTGGTTTTTCCCCACAACAAGCCGGCACACTGGTAGCCAGCAACGGCTATGGTGCATTACTGGGCAGTATCTGCGCCATCTTTGTGGTTCGCCATATTGCCTGGAAGCAAGCTTTACTCATCACCTTCCTCGCATTGTGCATTATGGAACTCTGTACCGCTGCGTGGAGCACTTACACTAGTTTATTGGTCTGGCGATTTATCGCCGGTGTACTAGGCGGGTTTAGCGTAGGTGTGTCATTTGCCACACTCGCGCGTTTAAGTAACCCCGACAGAGCGTTCGGCGCATTACTGTTGATTCAGTTTAGTATCGGCTCAATGATTATCTATGCCATACCGCTGCTTGAAGCCTTGCTGGGTGACTACGCGGTGTTTTACACCATGGCGGGTTTGGTGTGCCTGGCCCTGTTATGTTTGCCCTTGTTACCCGCATTACCGGCCCAAACTCACACCAAACAGCAGACAAAACGCTTGCAGCTATCAGCCAAGAGCAGCCCGTTACTGCTGGCGATGCTGCTCTATCTGGTCGCAGCAAGTGGGATCTGGGCCTATGCAGGTCAAATTGGGCTGGCGGCAGGGATGTCACAGCAACAGACCAGTCAGACGATTGCAATGACGGGCTTACTGGGGCTAGGTGGCGCGTTATTACCCATACTCAATCCAAACAGGGCACACCGCGCAGTGTGCTTAAGTGGCGGTATTTCACTTTCAGCCATAGCTGCCTTACTGCTTTGCTTCGCACACTTTGACTTGATCTACGCGCTTGCACTGGCCCTGCTGTTTTTTGCCTGGCCAGCGGTACACGCCTATTTGCTTGCAGTGACGGCAGAGCTGGACAGCTCAGGGCAACTCTCTTCCTTCGCAGCGGTAGTATCCAGTGTCGGAATGGCATCCGGGCCGCTGCTCGGTTCCGCGTTACTCAACAGCGATGTCTTCACCACGATGTTGAGCACCTTTGCTGCACTACTTGCCCTCAGCCTGGGAATGCTGCTCGGGCCACTAAAAACCCCCAGGCTCGCGCAATCTCAACTAGCCACAACGCCTGAACAAGATTACCAAACCACAAGGAGTATCCGATGA
- a CDS encoding SDR family oxidoreductase, which yields MPRLNNKIALITGAARGIGAAVATCFIEQGATVIITDKNAEEAQKLCDTLGERAHFHLLDVSEESHWQAAEGFVRARFGRLDILVNNAGITGFLETAGPHDPEHLDLASWHTVQRTNSDGVALGCKYGIRLMKASQAASIVNISSRSGLVGIPAAAAYAASKAAVRNHSKSVALYCAQQGYPIRCNSVHPGAILTPMWDAMLGEGEARDAAIAGIAADIPLGHMGNAMDVAYAVLYLASDESAYVTGIELNIDGGILAGSSAAPKSN from the coding sequence ATGCCCAGACTAAATAATAAAATTGCCCTGATCACAGGTGCTGCACGTGGCATTGGTGCTGCGGTTGCCACATGCTTTATTGAGCAAGGAGCCACGGTGATCATCACAGATAAAAATGCTGAAGAGGCACAAAAACTATGTGACACACTCGGTGAGCGTGCGCATTTCCATCTGCTCGATGTGTCTGAGGAGTCACATTGGCAAGCAGCTGAAGGTTTTGTGCGAGCCCGGTTCGGTCGACTGGATATTTTGGTTAACAATGCCGGTATAACAGGGTTTCTGGAAACTGCGGGCCCTCATGACCCTGAGCACTTAGATTTAGCGAGTTGGCATACTGTGCAACGCACCAACAGCGATGGCGTTGCACTTGGCTGTAAATATGGGATCCGGCTTATGAAGGCTTCTCAGGCTGCCAGTATCGTCAATATCTCCTCGCGTTCCGGTTTGGTCGGGATCCCGGCCGCAGCAGCTTATGCAGCGAGTAAGGCCGCTGTACGTAATCACAGTAAATCAGTGGCCCTGTACTGTGCTCAACAAGGCTATCCTATTCGTTGTAACTCTGTGCACCCGGGTGCCATTTTAACGCCTATGTGGGATGCCATGTTAGGTGAAGGAGAAGCTCGGGATGCGGCAATTGCCGGTATTGCTGCCGATATTCCGCTTGGACACATGGGAAATGCTATGGATGTGGCCTATGCGGTGCTTTATCTGGCGTCTGATGAGTCTGCTTATGTGACAGGGATCGAGCTGAATATTGATGGTGGGATCCTGGCTGGCAGCAGCGCCGCGCCTAAATCAAATTAA
- a CDS encoding YciI family protein yields MFVVNITYTVELEEVDAHLPAHVQFLQQYYQQGVFLASGRKVPRTGGMIFATAKNQTELEAILHNDPFYLAGLANYEITEIEVSKTASGLSQLLTL; encoded by the coding sequence GTGTTTGTCGTAAATATCACGTACACCGTTGAACTAGAAGAAGTTGATGCGCATTTACCTGCCCACGTTCAGTTTTTGCAGCAATATTATCAGCAAGGTGTTTTTTTAGCGTCTGGCAGAAAGGTTCCCAGAACAGGGGGAATGATTTTCGCTACCGCAAAAAACCAAACCGAGTTAGAAGCAATTCTACACAACGACCCTTTTTATCTCGCCGGACTGGCGAATTACGAGATCACAGAAATTGAAGTAAGCAAGACTGCCAGTGGTTTATCACAACTGCTAACCCTTTGA
- a CDS encoding SCO family protein, translated as MHSKYAVLSTLLFGLGLGMLLPVAQPAQFVVTQQIMQKTKRHLSPFELHSVHGTFDQHALLGQWTIVIFGFTHCPDICPTALSRLASLETHLTTRSTEGTVAYVFVSIDPKRDSTPTLNKYVRYFSHSFMGVTGHREQLKLLARSLGAQFQVTAKPDNYQVAHSTMLYLIGPEGKLRGRFNIDTDLTELAQQLNSFINQ; from the coding sequence ATGCATAGCAAGTACGCAGTACTGTCGACGCTGTTGTTCGGCTTAGGGTTGGGTATGCTGCTCCCAGTCGCCCAACCAGCTCAATTTGTCGTCACGCAGCAAATCATGCAAAAAACAAAGCGACACCTGAGCCCTTTTGAGTTACACAGTGTACACGGCACATTTGATCAACACGCACTACTCGGGCAATGGACAATCGTCATATTCGGGTTCACACATTGTCCGGATATTTGCCCAACGGCACTGTCCCGGCTAGCGTCTCTGGAAACACACTTAACAACACGCTCCACCGAAGGAACAGTGGCGTATGTGTTTGTATCCATCGACCCGAAACGAGACTCAACACCTACGCTCAATAAATATGTACGCTATTTTAGTCACTCCTTTATGGGGGTTACGGGTCACCGAGAACAACTGAAATTACTGGCTCGCAGTCTCGGGGCGCAATTTCAGGTTACCGCAAAGCCGGACAATTACCAGGTTGCCCATTCCACTATGCTTTATTTAATTGGTCCAGAGGGCAAACTGCGCGGACGTTTTAATATAGATACTGATCTGACTGAACTCGCTCAGCAACTTAACAGCTTCATAAACCAGTAG
- a CDS encoding FMN-dependent NADH-azoreductase yields MTKQVLIIKSSPANEFSVSSEIADYLQSQLQNKNESLAFTVRDLSQTPAPVYDNQILNSFYGDQDALTAEQTAVAQPSLLYIDELKQADIIVFASPMHNFSVTSLMKNYIDQICRFGLTFSYSEQGPKGLLEGKQAVIIASAGADMSMPEMHAIDFQVPYLKQVLGFIGIANIDVITAYGISMPHIGSEVATRQAKAQVDHWVNAVV; encoded by the coding sequence ATGACAAAACAAGTGCTTATTATCAAATCGAGCCCGGCAAACGAATTTTCTGTATCCAGTGAGATCGCTGATTATTTGCAATCACAATTGCAAAATAAGAATGAAAGCTTGGCTTTCACAGTACGCGATTTGAGCCAGACGCCTGCACCAGTTTATGATAATCAAATCCTCAATAGCTTTTATGGTGATCAGGATGCGCTCACGGCAGAGCAAACAGCGGTTGCACAACCATCATTACTTTATATCGATGAACTAAAACAGGCTGATATTATTGTCTTTGCGTCTCCCATGCATAACTTCAGTGTGACGAGTTTGATGAAAAATTACATCGATCAGATCTGTCGTTTTGGTTTGACCTTTTCTTATTCAGAGCAGGGTCCGAAGGGGTTACTGGAGGGTAAACAGGCCGTCATTATTGCCAGTGCGGGAGCTGATATGTCGATGCCAGAAATGCATGCCATTGATTTTCAGGTACCCTATCTCAAACAGGTGCTTGGCTTTATTGGTATTGCAAACATTGATGTGATCACCGCATATGGGATCAGCATGCCACACATTGGCAGTGAAGTGGCGACCAGGCAAGCGAAAGCTCAGGTGGATCACTGGGTGAATGCTGTCGTTTGA
- the def gene encoding peptide deformylase, with protein sequence MAILEILTTPDPRLRVAAKPVTDIASVQTLIDDMLDTLYATSNGIGLAATQVGREEAIVIIDISDERNDPLILVNPEVVSGSNKAMGQEGCLSVPDYFANVERYTEVTVSALDRNGESVTVQSDEFLAIVMQHEIDHLSGNLFIDYLSPLKRQMAMKKVKKYVKAQSKQSA encoded by the coding sequence ATGGCAATTTTAGAAATTCTAACCACACCTGATCCCAGATTACGCGTAGCAGCTAAACCGGTAACCGACATCGCGTCAGTTCAAACCCTGATTGACGACATGCTCGACACCCTGTACGCAACCAGCAACGGTATTGGACTGGCAGCAACTCAGGTTGGCCGTGAAGAAGCGATTGTGATCATTGACATATCAGACGAACGCAACGATCCACTGATCCTCGTCAACCCTGAAGTAGTAAGTGGCAGTAACAAAGCAATGGGGCAGGAGGGGTGCTTATCTGTCCCTGATTATTTTGCCAATGTTGAACGCTACACTGAGGTTACAGTCTCAGCACTTGACCGCAATGGAGAGTCCGTTACAGTGCAAAGCGATGAGTTTCTGGCCATTGTTATGCAGCACGAAATCGATCACTTGTCGGGCAACTTGTTTATCGATTATCTGTCGCCACTCAAACGCCAAATGGCCATGAAAAAAGTAAAAAAATACGTCAAAGCGCAAAGCAAACAAAGCGCTTAA
- a CDS encoding isochorismatase family protein, producing the protein MNKALLVIDTQDSFYHTPYWSVRDIPDFQHNLTQLIGAFQRNQWKVVKILHSREDVADSPFNPASGFVKPMAFLDTQFDKTFYKSVHNAFTDTGLATWLKRAKIDCVVISGIRTEQCCETTARIASDLGFDVEFVTDATLTFDMQHHPSGKHFSAQAIKTRTELVLAERFATVHRTRDYLA; encoded by the coding sequence ATGAATAAAGCACTACTCGTTATCGACACTCAGGATTCCTTCTATCACACCCCTTACTGGTCTGTGCGTGATATCCCCGACTTTCAACATAATTTGACCCAGCTGATTGGGGCATTCCAGCGCAACCAGTGGAAAGTAGTCAAAATTCTTCATAGTCGGGAAGATGTTGCAGACAGCCCCTTCAACCCGGCGTCGGGATTTGTCAAACCTATGGCATTTTTGGATACTCAGTTTGATAAAACTTTTTATAAATCGGTACATAATGCCTTTACCGATACGGGATTGGCTACATGGCTGAAGCGCGCTAAGATAGACTGCGTCGTAATTTCAGGTATTCGAACAGAACAGTGCTGCGAAACAACAGCACGTATAGCCAGCGATCTGGGATTTGACGTTGAATTTGTGACTGACGCCACGTTAACCTTTGATATGCAACATCATCCCAGTGGAAAACATTTTAGTGCACAAGCCATAAAGACCCGGACAGAGCTGGTACTGGCAGAGCGGTTTGCAACCGTTCATCGAACACGCGACTATCTGGCATAA
- a CDS encoding uracil-DNA glycosylase family protein, which produces MDIIERVRQCTLCRGQLPFEPKPVIQGLPAAKILIAGQAPSLSVQRTGKPFNDASGKRLREWLGVTEAQFYDPALFAIVPMAFCYPGKGKSGDLPPPKICAQTWRAPLLEVFNNIELTILIGQYAQSYHIAEFVSVSQAVTEWRTALPGQIALPHPSPRNQLWVRKRPWFEAEVLPALRTRVREVLLSF; this is translated from the coding sequence ATGGATATCATTGAGCGTGTCCGGCAATGCACTTTGTGTCGGGGACAGTTGCCTTTTGAACCGAAGCCGGTGATCCAGGGATTGCCTGCGGCGAAAATTCTGATCGCTGGTCAGGCTCCTAGTTTGAGTGTACAAAGAACGGGAAAACCATTTAACGATGCCAGTGGTAAACGGCTCAGAGAATGGTTAGGGGTCACTGAGGCTCAGTTTTATGATCCGGCCTTATTCGCGATTGTACCTATGGCGTTTTGTTATCCCGGTAAGGGCAAATCAGGCGATTTACCTCCCCCCAAAATCTGTGCCCAGACATGGCGGGCCCCTTTGCTTGAGGTGTTTAATAACATTGAGTTAACTATTTTAATTGGTCAATATGCACAAAGCTATCATATCGCTGAGTTTGTTAGTGTGTCTCAGGCTGTGACTGAATGGCGCACAGCTTTGCCCGGGCAAATTGCACTGCCGCATCCCAGTCCACGTAACCAATTATGGGTCCGAAAACGCCCCTGGTTTGAAGCTGAGGTGTTACCCGCATTAAGAACCCGAGTTCGGGAGGTGTTGTTGTCTTTTTAA
- a CDS encoding LysR family transcriptional regulator — MDKLRALRYFKRVVELNSFSAVAEEFSVPASSVSRRIKDLEASLGIELIKRTTRHVSITELGQIYYQHIGEILSKLTYADELISQSFDNPSGTLKVSAPPGLSKALLVPLFRRFRQQFPNILLDLDYTNEYALFGQDSVDLAIRGGPVDDTRLIAKPLIRSGFTLWAHTKLADRLNTQFGTTNWSIEQLCRCPAIMFRSKTALVPWWAHEQGDWQPVSSQPVLISNDSATLLDALAHGEGLLLAPDWLLPAHLKNQVTPVAQHHKLSPGKIDTVEINLVYQHAKYQLPNIKLSVDFICDYMRTHAADMVKF; from the coding sequence ATGGATAAGCTCAGAGCACTGCGCTATTTTAAGCGTGTTGTTGAATTAAATAGTTTCAGCGCTGTTGCCGAGGAGTTTTCGGTGCCCGCTTCTTCTGTATCAAGACGAATTAAAGATCTGGAAGCGTCACTGGGGATCGAACTGATCAAACGAACGACTCGCCACGTCAGTATTACAGAGTTAGGGCAGATCTACTATCAACATATTGGTGAGATCCTCAGTAAGCTGACTTACGCCGATGAACTGATCTCACAAAGCTTTGATAATCCGAGTGGTACGCTAAAAGTCAGTGCGCCTCCCGGCCTATCGAAAGCGCTGCTGGTACCCTTGTTTCGGCGTTTTCGCCAGCAATTTCCAAATATTTTGCTAGACCTCGACTACACCAATGAATATGCACTCTTCGGGCAAGACTCTGTCGATCTGGCGATCAGGGGTGGACCGGTTGACGATACCCGTCTTATCGCCAAACCGCTTATTCGCAGTGGTTTTACACTGTGGGCGCACACCAAACTGGCTGATCGACTAAATACACAATTTGGCACCACCAACTGGTCTATCGAGCAACTCTGTCGCTGTCCGGCCATCATGTTTCGCAGTAAAACAGCCCTCGTCCCATGGTGGGCACACGAGCAAGGCGACTGGCAGCCTGTGTCTAGTCAACCAGTTCTGATCAGCAATGACAGTGCAACTTTACTGGATGCGCTTGCTCACGGCGAAGGCCTGTTACTGGCCCCCGACTGGCTGCTCCCCGCACACCTAAAAAACCAGGTAACGCCCGTTGCACAGCACCATAAGTTGTCGCCTGGTAAGATAGACACAGTAGAAATAAACCTGGTGTATCAACACGCCAAGTATCAGCTACCGAATATAAAACTCAGCGTCGACTTTATATGTGACTATATGCGTACTCATGCTGCCGATATGGTAAAATTCTGA
- a CDS encoding GNAT family N-acetyltransferase, with protein MSITIRHAQKDDAATILHFINELAIYEKEPDAVLNTVADIEQKLFGDDVRAHALICEQEGEAIGFAVYFFNYSTWLGKYGLYLEDLYVAQDQRGQGAGKALMKFLAQLAIEKDCGRFEWVVLDWNKPAIDFYNSIGAKPQDEWIIYRLTGDELRAFAEQP; from the coding sequence ATGAGTATCACGATCCGCCACGCACAAAAAGACGATGCAGCAACAATATTGCATTTTATCAATGAATTAGCCATCTATGAGAAAGAGCCAGACGCAGTACTCAATACAGTCGCGGATATTGAGCAAAAACTATTTGGCGATGATGTACGCGCTCACGCCCTGATCTGCGAACAAGAGGGCGAGGCCATCGGTTTTGCCGTGTATTTCTTTAATTATTCGACCTGGCTTGGTAAATACGGTCTGTATCTGGAAGATCTGTATGTTGCTCAAGATCAGCGCGGGCAGGGCGCAGGTAAAGCATTAATGAAGTTTCTGGCTCAACTGGCCATCGAAAAAGACTGTGGCCGTTTTGAATGGGTAGTGCTCGATTGGAACAAGCCAGCGATCGATTTCTACAACAGCATTGGCGCCAAACCGCAGGACGAATGGATCATTTATCGCCTGACAGGTGATGAACTCAGAGCGTTTGCCGAACAACCTTAA
- a CDS encoding GlxA family transcriptional regulator gives MTMPTPRQFYFVLLNDTLPLDLAGPLQVLLEAQRAGQAIDIHYVSAEDTQIMDGGLRLHQLKPLPAKLNATDVVILPGCNDAFATYNNPAGLRTQQWLKAQARYDPYILSICSGAVLAAKAGLMENKACTTHFALIERFRSTFRASKVADNRIFVQDGKLFSSAGISSGIDMTLHFVSVLFGEHIAARVAKEMLVYFRRNGQDPQLSPWLCHRNHMHRALHQVQDLVCNQVDNPHSLQTLANAANLSVRQLSRLFKQNLGITPGEYVSAIKVAHAKTLLSRSNIQIEAIADACGYSSARHFRRIWSQFETLSPSQYRQAHQQ, from the coding sequence ATGACCATGCCAACACCCAGACAATTTTATTTTGTACTGCTCAATGACACCTTACCCCTTGATCTGGCAGGACCGTTACAAGTGTTGCTTGAGGCACAGCGCGCAGGACAGGCCATCGACATACATTATGTCAGTGCCGAAGACACGCAAATTATGGATGGTGGCCTGAGATTGCATCAACTCAAGCCCTTACCTGCTAAGCTGAATGCAACCGACGTGGTCATATTACCGGGCTGCAATGACGCCTTTGCAACCTATAACAATCCGGCTGGTTTACGCACCCAGCAATGGCTAAAGGCACAGGCCAGATATGACCCATATATCTTATCCATCTGCTCAGGAGCAGTACTGGCAGCCAAAGCCGGATTAATGGAAAATAAAGCCTGCACCACACACTTTGCGCTCATTGAGCGCTTTCGCAGCACATTTAGAGCCAGTAAAGTTGCTGACAATCGTATTTTTGTCCAGGATGGTAAGCTATTCAGTAGTGCAGGCATCAGTTCCGGTATCGATATGACACTACACTTTGTCTCAGTGTTATTCGGTGAACACATTGCAGCCCGGGTTGCCAAAGAGATGCTGGTGTACTTTCGTCGCAATGGACAAGATCCTCAGCTTAGCCCCTGGCTTTGTCATCGCAACCATATGCACCGAGCCTTACATCAGGTGCAAGATTTAGTGTGCAATCAGGTAGATAATCCGCACAGCCTGCAAACTCTGGCAAATGCGGCCAACCTGTCAGTTCGCCAGCTGAGCAGGTTGTTCAAGCAAAATCTCGGGATCACGCCTGGCGAATATGTGAGTGCTATTAAAGTTGCTCATGCCAAAACGCTCCTGTCGAGGAGTAATATCCAAATAGAGGCCATCGCTGATGCCTGTGGCTACAGCAGTGCTCGTCATTTTCGTCGTATCTGGAGCCAGTTTGAAACGCTATCTCCCTCGCAATACCGCCAAGCCCATCAACAGTGA